In Chryseobacterium viscerum, the sequence ATATATTTGGGCATTAATTTTTGCCAGAAAAACCAATAGCAGTAGAGTAAACAGTTTCTTCATATAATGCGCAAAATTACATAGAAATAAAGCAATTTTGCCTAGTTAGATGAAGAATAGTGGTTAAAGTTATATTAAACTTTAACATTAAACTGTTAAGGACTGTTAGAAATATGCAATTACCTTAAAGAAGAGTTTATATAAATAAAGAAGCCGGAAGAAAGTTCAGTATCCTTTCTTACGGCTTCCTTTTTTATCGATGCTTTACAAGCAGCCAGCTCGAATATTTTACCATGAGAGAAGAGCCATACTCCGTCCAGCTGATAAAATACCAATAGGTTGCTGTAGGGACATATCTTCCACCTATTCTTCCGTCCCAGGTGTATCTGTTTTCCGGAGTTCCTCTGAAGACTTCTGCACCATACCGGTCAAAGATCCTGAATACAAGATTATCATTGGCCATTAAAGCAGAATAGTCTATTCCTTCATTATAACCATCTCCATTCGGAGTAATCGTGTTGATCAGGTTAATAATGGCAAATGGTTTTTTGACTTCTTCACACATTTTAGAATCTCTTACAAATACATTGTGTGCTCCTCTTGGTACGTTGTAGAATACGTTGGAACTCTGCCATACCACACCATCCAAAGAATATTCGTAAGGCGGGGTACCACCGCTTACTCCAACTTTTACCGTTGTTCCATCAATTTCAATAGATGTAATCATAGGAAGCGGCAATTCTGTAACATTCACATACTGTTTGTAAACGCAGCCATTGAAGGTAAGCTCTACCCAATAACTTCCAGGGGCAACATTGGTGATAGAAGGTGTAGTAGCTCCAGTGCTCCATAAATATCTTTCAAAGCCAGGCCCTGCATCCAATGTAGTAGTGGTTTTTGGGCAGATAGCCTTATCTTTTAATACATCCGATTTTTTAGGAACTTTAATGTTGATTTTAAGAGTACCTGCTTCCGGACAGACTCCATTTTTTTCAAAACGGATATAATAAGTTTGTGAAGTTGTAATATTAACAGGTGATGAAACGATATTTACATTATTCTGAGCATCCGCCAAAGTTGCGTGAAAAGTGAAAGTGACATTGGGATCTAAGGTAAACTGAGGGATAAACTGAGCCAAATTCACACTTTTTATTCCATCCAGATCATCATCACAAACGCTTTCCGTAACGGTTTTGGTAATCAATGTTACTTTAGCTCCTATACTGAATTGTAAAGGTTTGATCACAGAGGCACAGCCATCCGGAGAATCTACTCTGATGTAAATTGTAGTGGTTGCTGTATAACTCCAGCTGTTAGGAAGAGTATTGTTATTTCCGGCATTGGCATCTGCAAGATTTGCGTAATACCTTACATTCGTAAAGTAGTTAGGATTATTAAGTACAATAGGAGTGATATTGGAAAGGATGAGAGTAACGGTTCCATCCAGATTATCATCACAGAAAATGCCATTGTAGTTATCCAAAACAATTGCTTTATTGAAAAGAGATAGTGTAATTTGTGCAATACTTTTACAGCCAATATTATTTTTGACAACAGCATATATGATGGTAGCATTCGGTGCTGTATACGATGTTGTATTGGTGATCAATGCTGCGGCATTTTCATTTTGAGCATCTATAAGGGTAGGATAGTAGGTGATGGTAACAGGTGAATTATTGGTAACATTGGCAGTTGTCAAGTTGAATGTGCCCTGTCCGTTTATATCACAGGCAGATAATGTTGTGTTCATTACAGTAAGAGCCTGAATATTGATGGTAACTGTTATCGTTTCACAATCCGGAAAGTCCGGATCATTTCCACAGAATGTATAAGTGAAGGTATCTGTTCCGGATGTACCGGGAGTATTTACCGTATATGTAATGATTCCTGTAGCAGGGTTTACCACTGCAGTACCCAGAGCAGGAGCTGTTGTAATCGCTACCGTGCCGGGAACAGGAGTTTGTGATGAGCTGCTGAAGGCTGGGGTTATAGTCTGCGAAGTACATACATTGTAAGAAGCATTGGAAAGTTTTGTACAATTCAGGACTTTAAATTTTTCAGTGACTAAAGGTGCACAGCTTCCCATTGTTACAGAGCATGTATAATTTCCGGGTAGTGTAGGGGTGATTGAAGATGCTGTAGCTCCCGGAACAAGTGTGCCGTTTCTGTACCATTGATAAGTATCATAGATAAGCGGGTCTACTGTAAGAACAATACCTGGAATACAGCCGACACCTGATTGTAAAATAACGGGCTGCGTAGGAAAACCGGCAAAAAAGCCTCCATATCCTACGGCATCACTTCCAGCGGTGATTCCTGCCATAATAGCTTTGTTTGAAACTACAGTAATGGTACCCGTTACATTGGGAATTCCATAAGTAACCCAGTTGGTAGTTCCTGTCATGTTATAAGGACCTGTTATCGCAGGAGGATTAGCCCCATTTACTGTAATAACAGCTCCTCTTTCCGTTATAAGATTCAGTTTTGTCGGGATGTTCAGAATACCTCCGGGATTACCATTGGAATGAACAAAGTTTTCATTAATAAGACCGAGTTCATTAATTTGTTTCGGAAGGTAACAGTTCAAAGCCGGGATAAAATTGAATCCTCCGGTAGCTGTTTCATTTCCCGAATTTGAATCTCCGGCTAAAATCTGATAGACATAAGCGTTTTTTGATGTTTTGACATATAAATTATAATGCCCGTTTCCCTGAAGAATATATTTGGAATCAGGAATAACAAAATATTTTCCTGCATTAATGGTAGCTACAGGAGGTATTTCATTGTTGACAAAGATCTGAGTATTGTCCTCAGTGGCAATAACAACAGCGCCTTCCATATTGGCACCTATCGGTCCGTTCCCTTTTACAAGGGCAAATTCATTTCCAAGCCTGTTAACAGGTACGGCCTGATCCATTAAAATATCTGAACTGGATGGGAAATTTCCTGCATATTGCCCGTTAAAATTTCCATTGGTTACATTGACAGGTTTGTCTGAAATAATTTTTGAACCAATAAAACCATCAAAGTTTCCTGCTATATCCCCGATTCCGTCAATGATGTAAGACTGTCCTTTATTTAAAGTAAATGTCATTGTAGGGTTGGTAGCTCCGGTGGTTCCATTAGAAAACTGAACGGCAGGGTTGTATCCGGAAATGGTGACGGTGGTGTTATCTTCTGTGGCCAGTACACTGGTCATGAAATTCAGAATATTGTTGCTCACTGTGATAGGAGCAGAAGCTGCGTAAAACGTTTTTCCAGTAGAAGGAATTCCCTTGGAAGTAATGATTTCCGCGTGGTTGAATACCGAGAACCTTAAATTGGCATAAAAAGGAAATTCTGCTTTAAGGTATAACCCTTTGGTTGTAGGGGTAAATAAATCCGTCTGTTGTGTAGTAATTATATAATTCCTTAATACATCAAATTTCTGCGGATTATTTTTGCTGATATTTACCGTTCCGATCAGAACATTATTGTTATAAATATTTACAGGAAAAGGAGTTGTTCTGCTGGTGGATAAATACAGTTTCTGATAAGGATTGGGAGCGCCAGTCCTGTCTACCATCGGGGCAAACCAATGCTCTCGGTCCAATTGGGCAAAAGCAGAGGTGAAAATATAAAATATAAATAAAAAAGATAGAATTTTCTTCATTCAGCAGTAGTATTTATCACAAATTTAATAATAAAAAGTATTAAATGCTTGAAAATGTAATAAAAAAGCCACGATTATGAAATCGTGGCTTACCAATATGGTTTTAACTAATTATTACTCTCTGTTTTTGACAAGAATCCAACCTGTATATTTTATTGGAGTCTTTTCTTTATTGGATTCATTCCAGTTGATATGATACCAGTATGTTCCTGTTCCAAGTTTCTTATCAAAGTGTTTTCCGTCCCATCTGTAGTTGTTGAATTTATTTCCGGTAAATACCATATTTCCATATCTGTCATATACTACAAAACTTAGGTTTTCTTTATAAGCAAGCTCACTGTAATCTATATAGTCATTTACGTTATCCCCATTAGGAGTAATGGCATTTAATAGATTAGGAATCGTAATTTCTACAGCAGTAGGAGTACAGTTATAAAAATCTTTTACATAGAAAGTATGCTGTCCTCTTGTTAAACCTGTGAAGACATTTGAATCCTGCCAGTTAGCAGTTCCGTCAACCGCATATTTGAGAGGTGCTTTACCTCCGCTTACAATTACTGTTGCTGTATTGTTATTGATCTCAATGGTTTGGATTACCGGATCTTCAACTTTTTTAACTTTTACCGTCTGAGGAAGGAAACATCCGTTCTTACCAAGTATTACAGTGTATTCTCCAACACCTACGTCTCTGATACCTGAAGTGGTAGCACCAGTGCTCCATTGGTAAGAGTCATATCCGGGACCTGCATCCAGATTGGTTTTAGCATCCATACAGATATACTGATCTACCAATATCGGAGATTTTTTGATTGGAAGTACAATTAATTCAATTTTTGCATTTGCTGTACATCCTTCAGCGGTTGTTACTTTCACATATACGAATCCTCCTGTTGAAGGGAAATTATCCGGTGTTGTGATTTCATTGATTCCAGCAGTAAGATCATTCAGAGTACGGTAGTATTTTTTAGTAACGGCATTATAATCTGTTACTTTAGCTTTCGTAAGATCAAAATAAGCATAAGGAGCTACATCATACCAGCAAGCCTTAATAGAAGTATCCGTTACAATGAATGGTACTACAGTAAGGTTTAGTGTTACCTGCTCACAATCTGTAAACTCAACTGAGTTTCCACAGAATTTATAAACTATTTTATCAGGTCCTAAATATCCTGCATTTGGAGTATAAGTGATTGTTCCGTTTGGATTCACCACTGCTGTTCCTTTTGTAGGAGGCGTTAAAATTATTACTGTACTTGGCACCACAGTCTGAGTGGATGAAGTAAACGCAGGGGTAATAATTTTAGTAGAACAAGCATTAAGAGCCTGTGTTGTTTCTTTTAAACACGTTTGTACTTTATAGATAGGTGTTGTAACAGGAGGACATGTTCCCATTGTTACTTTAACCGTGTAATTTCCTGATTGTGTAGGAGTGTAAGTGTAAGAAGTTGCCCCTGCAATAGCTACTCCGTCACGATACCACTGATAGGTTTCGTATCCGTCATCTAATTCAAGAATAATTCCTGGTACACATTCACCTGTTTTTTTGGCGATTACAGGAATGGATGAGAATCCTGCAAAATAACCTCCGTATCCTGCAGAACTGAATCCTCCGTTGATACCTGCTGTTACTGCTTTTGTAGAAGTGATTTTAATATTTCCGCTTACTCCGGTGATCCCATATGTTACCCAGTTAGAATTTCCTGTTACAGGATATGGTCCGTCTGTTGTTGCTACTGGGGCATCATTTACCATTACAGTAGCTCCGGTTTCTGTTAAGATATTTAATTTTACAATAATATCCTGAACTGCACTAGCTCCTGCTGGCCCAATAGGCATTTCATTGATCTTTCCGATTTCATCAATTTTTCTCGGAAGGAAACAGTTCAATGGTGGTATATAGTTGAATCCATTGGTCGCTTCACTTCCCAGAATTCCAATAAATTGGTATAAGTATACATTTTTAGTTGTAGAGATGAACATATTTGAATGTCCTGAAGTACCCTGAGCCACATAGCTGGTTTCATTTATTCTGTACCAGTCTCCGGCAGCAAGTGTTGCAACAGAAGTACCACCTCCATTTAAAAATACTTCAGTGTTATCTTCAGTAGCAACAATAAGGCCTCCTTCCATATTTTGGGTGGGAGCAGTAGACCTTGTTTTTACCATTGCAAAAGTATTTCCAAGTCTGTCAACCGGTACAGACTGATCCAGAACCGGATCACTTCCTGAAGGGGAAGTGGAGAAGTTGGCATTACAGCTTCCGTTAGTAAGTGTTACTGGTTTGTCAGCTACTATTTTTGCACCGATAAAACCAGTCTTGTTGGCAGACTGAGATCCGGATCCTGCAAAAATGAAGGATTGTCCTTTCTGTAATGTAAAAGAATGAGTGTTACCAGTAGGAGTTCCATTGATGAATACTACTCCGGCAGTAGGGTTCCATGATACTGTTACGTTGGTATTATCTTCAGTGGCAAGTACACCTGCTGTAAAGTTCTGAATACTGCTGGTAATGGTATTGGGAGCCGTAGCAACGAAGAATGTTTTTCCAATTCCTGCTCTTCCTTTACTGGTGATTACTTCCCCGTGAACACTTTGGGCAAGTCTTAAACTACAGTAGAAAGGTTTTGCTGCTTTTAAATAAAGTCCTTTATTACCCACATTGAATGCTTCAGTAGAGGTACCTGTTGAGATAAGGTTATTGGCAACTTTGTAGGTTTGCGGGCTGCCTTTACTGATGGTAACTGTAGTAACTAGAGTATTATTGTTATAAATGGTTACATCAATGGGAGTTGGTGAATCAGTGGAAAGGTATATCATATTGGTATATCCTCCGACACTGTCATAATAAGGAGCAATCCAATGCTCGGTATCCCTTTGCGCAAAGAGTGTATTAATTGTAAAAAAAATTAATACCAGACTGAGTAGAAATCTTTTCATGTGTATGGAATTAGGATTTCTACAAAATTAAAATAAAAAATGAAATACTTTTAATAAAATATAAAGAAATGTTAAAAAAATATTCCCGATTTCTAAATAAAAGCCTTCTTGGGTATGAAACTGGCAATTGAGTTTTACGTAAGTCTATCGAATAACATGTTGATATATCTCATTATTGAGATATATTTTGTTTGATTTTTCGTGACAAAGATAATTTTTATCGGAAGGCTTATGTTAAATTTTGCTTAATTACCCCAGATATCAGTCTGTGTATTATTACAATTGAAGGATTTTGTGAATAAAAAATCCCGGTGAATTTCACCGGGATTCAATATTTTTTTGAAGATGAGCTTATAAGCTTACTCTTACAAATCCTGTTACTTTTAGATCTGCGTTTACAGATTTTACATAGTCAGCAACTGAGATACTTCCGTCTTTAATGAAATCCTGGTGTACCAAAGTATTGTCTTTGTAGAATCTCTGCATTTTACCTTTAAGGATATTATCGATAATATTTGCAGGCTTACCTTCTTCAGTAAGTTTGTGTCTTTCGATCTCTAATTCTTTATCAATAGTTTCCTGAGAAACTCTTGTTTCGTCCAAAGCGATTGGGTTCATAGCAGCAACCTGCATAGAAACAGCTTTAGCAGCTTCGTCAGCTCCTTCTACTTTAGCAGAAAGAGAAGAGATTGCAGCAATTTTGTTTCCAGCGTGGATATAAGCTCCTAAGAAATCTCCCTGAATTCTTTCGAAAGATCCGATTTCAATTTTCTCACCGATAACTCCTGTTTGCTCAACTAATTTTTCAGCAACAGTCATTCCGTGGAAATCTGTAGCTAAAAGCTCTTCTTTAGTAGCAGCAAAAATTGCCATTTCAGCTAATTCATAAGCTAGTTCGATGAACGCTTCATTTTTAGCAACGAAGTCAGTTTCGCAGTTTAGAGAGATTACTACACCTAAAGTGTTGTCTTCGTTTACTCTTGCGATTACTGCACCTTCAGCAGATTCTCTGTCAGCTCTGTTAGCAGCAACTTTCTGTCCTTTTTTTCTAAGGATATCTACCGCTTTTTCGAAGTCTCCTTCAGCTTCAACTAGAGCTTTCTTGCAGTCCATCATACCTGCACCTGTTTGGTTTCTCAATTTTGCTACGTCTGCAGCAGCTGGTGTATAAGACATAATATCTATTATTTTTTTTATTTAAGATTAGTATTAATTTTTAGCTTAAATTTAGAGCAGTGCAAAGATAATGATTTTAATGATAAACTAAAAAATGACTTTTCACGTTATTAATATATTTAATACTATTTTAAAGATTTGATTAATGAAAAAAATCTTATTCCTTCTATTTATATGCATTTTCTCACTTGGTTTTTCCCAAAAAAAGAAAAAAACAAAATCTAAAGCTGTTGTTGAAAAAGAAACTGTAATTATCTATACAGAGCAGGAAGCCGAGATTTCAAAAGAAGCCAGAGTAATTGCTGGCTTTTTGAAACAGAATCCGGGGCATGCTAAAACAGATTATTTTAAAAGAAAACTGATTGATATTATCATGGCAGGTAATTCTCCTGAAGCAAAACCTACGATCAGACCAATCAGCAAAGAAAAAATTGAAAACATCGTTAAGAATAATGAGTTGAACAGCGGTAAAACCATGGCTGCAAATAAAACCTATACAGCCAATGGCAAGCCTGTTTCAAATAATACCGCTGCCGCTATTGAAGCCTTAAAAGAAGAAAGGAGAACAACTACCTTTGCTTCGGTAGGCTCTGCAGGCTCAGCAAAAAGTGCTGGTACTTCTAAAGCCGGGCCTAGTGAAGAAAATAAAAAAACAGCAGCAATGCTTACCCATCTTTTTAATAATGATATCAACAAAAATGAAGCATATATCAATATTAAAAACAGATCTTCATGTAATCTTATTGTAAAGATAAGCGGTAAAAAATATTATAATCTGAGTGTTCCTGCAAGAGGAGAGAATTTTATTCTGGTAGATAAAGGAGAATATGTTATGACAACAATGGTATGTGACGCCAAGTATTCTGCTTTGAAAAAGATTAGCCAGGATATTGAAATTGCACTTAATGTTGCAGATTAGAAGAGAAGAAAACTAAAATAAAAAAGGTTAAGAAGAAATTCTTAACCTTTTTATTTTTATCCTTTAAACTGACCCATCGCAATGAATTTATCCTGTCTCTGGGTTTCAAGCTCCTGTCCTGTAAATTTGGAGAAAGCTTTGATGTTTTGTAAAATTGAACTTTTCAGATTTAAAAAGGTAGTCTCCTGGTCATATTGAGCTCCACCAAGTGGTTCTTCAATGATTCCGTCGATGAACTTTTCTCTTAAGGCATCTGCCGGAGTAAGGTTTAATGCATTGGCTGCATCTTCCTTGTGATCCCAGTTTCTCCATAAGATAGAAGAACAGCTTTCCGGTGCAATTACAGTATACCATGTATTTTCCAACATATATACTTTATTTCCAACACCTATTCCCAATGCGCCTCCACTGGCACCTTCTCCGATGATGTAAGTGAAGATAGGCGTTTTCAGCTGAACCATTTCAAAAATATTTCTTGCAATAGCTTCTCCTTGTCCTCTTTCTTCAGCTTCCAATCCTGGATATGCTCCCGGTGTATCTACTAAAGTTACCACAGGAATATTGAATTTTTCAGCAAGCTTCATTAGTCTTAAAGCTTTTCTGTATCCCTCAGGATTTGGCATTCCAAATCTTCTGTACTGTCTTTCTTTAGTTGTTCTTCCTTTTTGAGTCCCTATGATCATTACTTTTTGACCATCAAGGGTAATCAATCCTCCAATCATTGCCGGATCATCAGCGAAATTTCTGTCTCCATGAAGTTCTAAGAAACTGCCTTTGTCTGCCATTCCGTTGATATAATCCAATGTGTAAGGACGATCCGGGTGGCGGGACAGTTGTACTCTTTGCCAAGGTGTAAGATTTCCATAGATTTCTTTTTTCTTTTCTAAAATCTTATCCTCAATCTGGCTGCATGCTAATTTTACATCAACACCACTTTCTTCTCCTACTAAAGAACACGTCTGGTATTGATCCATCAATTCTTTGATAGGAAGTTCGAAACTTAAATATTCCATTTCTTGAAGTAAATTAAATCTTTCAAATGTATGAAAAATTATGGTTATTCTATTTAAAATTATTTATAGCATTGTTTATTCTGGAGGTACTTTCCTCTTTACCAAGGGTTTCCAGAATGTCGGGAACGTCCGGCCCTTTCAATTCTCCTACTAAAGCCAAACGTAGCGGCATCATTACTTTACCCATACCCAGCCCTTTGCTTTCCGCAAAATCATGCATTGTATGCTTCAAGGTTTCAGCAGTAAAGTCTGTAGATCCAAAAGCTGACGCCAATTCTGCTAAAATTGCTGACGTTTCATCATTCCATGCTTTTTTAGAGGCTTTTTCATCATATGAAGCCGGAGCTTCAAAGAAGAATTTTCCGTTTTCATAAATGTCTTTAGGGAAAGTTGCTCTTTCTTTCATCAGATGAATTACTTTCAACAGTTTTTCATCAGAAGCACCTGCGAAATCAATATCTGTTTTTTTCAAGATTTGAAGAAGTTCTTCGTCAGATTTCACCTGAATATACTGATGGTTGAACCACTCTGATTTTTCTTTGCTGAATCTTGCCCCTGCTTTGTGTACTTTGTGAAGGTCAAATTCCTTAATCATTTCCTCTAATGGAAGAATTTCTTTATCATCTGCCGGAGACCAGCCTAGTAGTGCTACCATATTGATGAAAGCATCAGGAAGATAACCGTTTTCTCTGTATCCTTTGGAAACTACACCTGTTGCCGGATCTTTGAAATCAAGCGGGAATACCGGAAACCCGAATTTATCTCCGTCTCTTTTACTTAGTTTTCCTTTTCCTTCAGGCTTTAAAATTAAAGAAAGGTGTGCAAATTGTGGTGCTTCCCACTGCATTGCTTCGTATAATAAGGTGTGGAGCCCTAAAGATGGCAGCCATTCTTCTCCACGGATGACGTGAGAGATCTCCATCTCGTGGTCATCAATAATGTTGGCGAAATGGTAAGTTGGCATTCCATCATTCTTTACCAGAACTTTATCATCTAAAGTATTGGTGTTTACAGAGAACTTTCCACGAATGATATCCTCAAGATTTAATACTCTGTCAACAGGCATTTTGAATCTTACTACATAAGGTGTTTTGTTAAGCAACAAAGCTTCAACTTCTTCCTCAGAAAGTGTCAGGCTGTTTCTAAGACTGTTTCTGGTTTTGTTATCGTATGAGAAAACATCACCTTTAGCTTCGTACTGTGCACGAATGGCATCCAATTCTTCAGCTGTATCGAAAGCGATGTAAGCATAATCTGTTTTTAAGATCTGCTCTGTATATCGGTCATAGATGTCTCTTCTTTCAGATTGTCTGTAAGGAGCAAACTTTCCTCCTTTCTTAGGACTTTCATCCGGGATGATTCCGCACCATTCCAAAGCTTCTTCAATATATTCTTCAGCACCTTCTACATATCTGGCAGTATCTGTATCTTCTATTCTCAATACAAATTCTCCTCCTTGATTTTTAGCAAAAAGATAATCATATAATGCGGTTCTTACGCCTCCCAAATGTAATGGCCCTGTAGGACTTGGAGCAAAACGTACTCTTACTTTCTCCATTTCAATTTAAATTTTTGCAAATTTACTTAAAATTATGCGTTTAAGAGGTGATTTCTGACCCGGTATTCGTTTTTTGATTTCAACTTTTGTATTTAATTCTGAAGATTTTCGTGAAATGCTGTTTTAAAGCTCTTAATCTTATATTTCGGATTATGATTTTAATTCATGGATAATAATTGATAAATGAGTGTGTTGTTAAATTTAAACTCATAAAGAGAAAATATTGATTTGGTTTTTATGTTATTTTTATGAATGAAATAAAATTGATTTTTATAATTTGTTTTTATTATTAAATCACTAATCAGTGATTGTTTTATTCTTTATTAATGGATGATTAAACAATTATTAAATTCACTAAACAATGATATATATCATTATTTAATTCCCTTTTCACTGGTTGTTGAATATTATCTTTGCCGGAAACTTTTAATTAATACTATGAAAAAACAGATTTTATTTTGCTTCAGTAGTTTACTGATGCTTTTCATGAGTTCATGTTCTTCAGAAGATCTGAATACTGACGTAACTCCTGAAAATCCTGCTAAAACCAATCGATTATCAGCTGCTAAATTTGCAGGAGACGGAATTTATGATGTCTTAGGGCATGGCTTTAATGCTGCAGGCGAATATGCTAATGCCAATTCTGCAGGATTTAAAGTAGTGGATATCGATCGTTTCAAAACTGAACAGGCGGCAAGACTGGTTTCAGAAAATACCAACACCCAGGAGTATGTTGAAGAATATGGTGAGAATGCAGAAACATATTCCAAAATGGTATCTACAAAAGTAGATGTCACGGCAGGAATTCCTTTATTCAAAAAAACGCTTTCAGTAGGATTTAATTCAGCGGTAACTACCAATCATAAATTTGATGCAAAGTACATCTATGGCAGTTACAATCTTTTGATCAAACAGAAAAGATTAAGATTTAATGCTACAACAGATATGTTAGCAGATTATATCACTCCTGAATTTGCTCAGGATTTACAGACAAAATCATCACAACAAATTGTGCAGGATTATGGTACACATGTAATGGTTGATATTTATACAGGGGCAAAAATGGATATCATCTTCCAGTCTGAAACAAGAAACGAAAGTCGTGACCGCGCTGCAAGAATTGGAATAAAATTGGGAATGTCTAAAATTTTTGATGTTGATGTACAGAATGATGTCAATACATCGGAATCTACCATGAACTATTCTAAAAAATTATCATACAGAACAAGAGGAGGAGATCCTTCTAAAGGTCTGATTGGAGAACTGAATCTTGACCAGAACACTCCGAAGATCAATATAGCAAACTGGCAAAACAGTTCTACGCCTAATAATTCTGTATTAGTGGATTTTGGAAATAATGGGTTAGTATTCATTTTTGATCTGGTAAAAGATCCTGTTAAAAAAGCAGAGCTTAAATCATACGTAATCCAATACCTTATCGATAATAAAGTAATGCTGGATTATATTCCAGTTCCGATTTATGGATTCTATAGCGGTTCCGATAGAGATCACCTGCTTTCTACATGGGCTGGAACTCCTAATAACTATCAGGCAGAAGGAGAGCAGTTCAAGGCATACAGCTATAAAGCACCCAATACAGTACCTGTTTATCAGTTCTATAGTGCAAATGACAGAGATCATTACTATTCTACTTATCAGGGAACACCATGGAACTATACCTATGAAGGAATTGCATTCTACGCAACTATGGACAGTACAAAAAGACCTATTTATCAG encodes:
- a CDS encoding acetyl-CoA carboxylase carboxyltransferase subunit alpha, translating into MEYLSFELPIKELMDQYQTCSLVGEESGVDVKLACSQIEDKILEKKKEIYGNLTPWQRVQLSRHPDRPYTLDYINGMADKGSFLELHGDRNFADDPAMIGGLITLDGQKVMIIGTQKGRTTKERQYRRFGMPNPEGYRKALRLMKLAEKFNIPVVTLVDTPGAYPGLEAEERGQGEAIARNIFEMVQLKTPIFTYIIGEGASGGALGIGVGNKVYMLENTWYTVIAPESCSSILWRNWDHKEDAANALNLTPADALREKFIDGIIEEPLGGAQYDQETTFLNLKSSILQNIKAFSKFTGQELETQRQDKFIAMGQFKG
- the gltX gene encoding glutamate--tRNA ligase, yielding MEKVRVRFAPSPTGPLHLGGVRTALYDYLFAKNQGGEFVLRIEDTDTARYVEGAEEYIEEALEWCGIIPDESPKKGGKFAPYRQSERRDIYDRYTEQILKTDYAYIAFDTAEELDAIRAQYEAKGDVFSYDNKTRNSLRNSLTLSEEEVEALLLNKTPYVVRFKMPVDRVLNLEDIIRGKFSVNTNTLDDKVLVKNDGMPTYHFANIIDDHEMEISHVIRGEEWLPSLGLHTLLYEAMQWEAPQFAHLSLILKPEGKGKLSKRDGDKFGFPVFPLDFKDPATGVVSKGYRENGYLPDAFINMVALLGWSPADDKEILPLEEMIKEFDLHKVHKAGARFSKEKSEWFNHQYIQVKSDEELLQILKKTDIDFAGASDEKLLKVIHLMKERATFPKDIYENGKFFFEAPASYDEKASKKAWNDETSAILAELASAFGSTDFTAETLKHTMHDFAESKGLGMGKVMMPLRLALVGELKGPDVPDILETLGKEESTSRINNAINNFK
- a CDS encoding MAC/perforin domain-containing protein, producing MKKQILFCFSSLLMLFMSSCSSEDLNTDVTPENPAKTNRLSAAKFAGDGIYDVLGHGFNAAGEYANANSAGFKVVDIDRFKTEQAARLVSENTNTQEYVEEYGENAETYSKMVSTKVDVTAGIPLFKKTLSVGFNSAVTTNHKFDAKYIYGSYNLLIKQKRLRFNATTDMLADYITPEFAQDLQTKSSQQIVQDYGTHVMVDIYTGAKMDIIFQSETRNESRDRAARIGIKLGMSKIFDVDVQNDVNTSESTMNYSKKLSYRTRGGDPSKGLIGELNLDQNTPKINIANWQNSSTPNNSVLVDFGNNGLVFIFDLVKDPVKKAELKSYVIQYLIDNKVMLDYIPVPIYGFYSGSDRDHLLSTWAGTPNNYQAEGEQFKAYSYKAPNTVPVYQFYSANDRDHYYSTYQGTPWNYTYEGIAFYATMDSTKRPIYQFYSGNDRDHYYSTYPGTPNNYVAEGIPFYAYY